In Aegilops tauschii subsp. strangulata cultivar AL8/78 chromosome 3, Aet v6.0, whole genome shotgun sequence, one genomic interval encodes:
- the LOC109761361 gene encoding protein HASTY 1 isoform X3 — MAADPAADSVAAAISAAMDWRSSPDARNAAFAYLESVKSGDVRALASTSFLLVRKHQASEIRLHGFKMLQHLVRLRWEELSVAERNEFANLTINLLSEVIGPHEEWALKSQTAALVAEVVRREGVTLLNTLLPSIVSLSNTGPVEAELGSMILRWLPEDITVHNEDLEGDKRRALLRGLTEALPQILPLLYSLVEKHFVAALNEHTKQQMKLAKHHVGTVTAVLNAINAYAEWAPVTDLAKYGLIHGCGSLLSYSDFRLLACEFFKIVCQRKRPADVAVCEYDAAMSNIFQVLMNISQEFLTKSRMQPMAIDESEYEFGVCICETVVALGSSNMQCILVDGARTSHFLQQMLEYYQHYRIALHFQSLLFWLVALREPSKAKSVARVSGDTSPAGNLGSVGVSSTEKEKKGVSLFITDEIYSTLLDVSFKRMLKKSANSSSSLLELWNEELEGKSDFSNYRTKLLDLIRVIASQRPVIAAANIVQRINVVSGDANQTTKSPQDLDAMVGAQLGLETVVSAIFDGSGDYAKTDHEAKFQIHRTFEGLLQQLLSLKWTEPSLIVIHGHYLDSLGLYLRHYPDVVASVVNKLFELLTSLPITIQGPSNNSRQARLQICSSFIRISRAADKALLPHMKNIADTMAYLQGEGRLLRAEHDHLCEAFLIMASSSGIQQQQEVLAWLLEPLNKTWTQVEWQTAYLSDPSGLTDMFADTQFMWSIYHTVTFFEKALKRSGTKRSTTAPQAAITTTTATGYLHPMSSHLSWILPPLLRSLTGEIKAAKSMTISEQASLLGETSKPTKGQVAPADGLLDVQREGESKENNIRNWLRGVRDSGYNLIGLAATLGEAFFRCIDGSSVILALMENVQVMEFRHLRQLMHLAVVPLVKYCPAELWQIWTANLLQPIFVHCQQALDYSWSSLLREGRAKVPDSFGNLSGSELKVEVMEEKLLRDLTREVCSVLWVLALPGLNSGLPSLEQLGPVNRIDSSLKSLESFASSSLTGFLMLNVGTALPALRITVEVFSWTDSEAVTKVIPFCGALIHLAVATNRAELRQFVGNDLFSSIIQGLSVELNAVVSAELIGLCREIYLYLSDKDPAPKQVLLSLSDMKQEDLLAFDDCLSKTASPKEQKQHMRSLLLLATGNKLKALASQKTTNIITNVTTRNRGTVAHHGPSAEEEDRIGLAGLS, encoded by the exons ATGGCCGCGGACCCTGCCGCGGACTCCGTGGCTGCGGCGATCTCCGCTGCGATGGACTGGCGATCCTCTCCCGACGCCCGTAACGCCGCCTTCGCCTATCTCGAATCG GTCAAAAGTGGAGATGTCCGAGCGTTAGCGAGCACATCTTTTCTATTGGTCCGGAAGCACCAGGCTTCAGAGATCCGACTGCATGGGTTTAAAATGTTGCAG CACTTGGTGAGATTGAGATGGGAGGAACTCAGTGTTGCAGAACGAAATGAATTTGCTAACTTGACCATCAATTTGTTGTCAGAGGTTATTGGTCCTCATGAGGAGTGGGCTTTGAAGAGTCAAACAGCTGCATTAGTAGCAGAG GTAGTTAGAAGAGAGGGGGTTACTTTGTTAAATACATTACTTCCCTCTATTGTTTCTCTGTCTAACACTGGCCCTGTTGAG GCTGAGCTAGGTTCTATGATTCTAAGGTGGCTTCCAGAGGATATCACTGTTCACAACGAGGATCTAGAAG GTGATAAACGACGAGCACTGTTGCGTGGCCTTACCGAGGCACTGCCACAAATTCTACCTCTGTTATATTCT CTAGTTGAGAAACATTTTGTAGCCGCTTTAAACGAGCACACGAAGCAGCAAATGAAGTTGGCTAAACATCATGTAGGGACAGTAACAGCTGTTCTAAATGCCATCAATGCATACGCTGAATGGGCTCCTGTAACAGATCTTGCCAAATATGGTTTAATTCATGG ATGTGGGTCCTTGCTTTCTTACAGTGATTTTCGCCTCCTTGCTTGCGAGTTCTTTAAAATAGTTTGTCAGAG AAAACGACCTGCAGATGTCGCAGTTTGCGAGTATGATGCAGCAATGAGCAACATTTTCCAGGTGTTGATGAACATCTCCCAAGAATTTTTAACCAAATCTAGGATGCAGCCCATGGCTATTGATGAAAGTGAATACGAGTTTGGAGTTTGTATTTGCGAGACAGTAGTTGCTCTAGGTTCTTCTAACATGCAGTGCATACTGGTTGATGGAGCTAGAACTTCACACTTCCTACAACAA ATGCTGGAATATTACCAACATTACAGGATTGCACTCCATTTCCAATCTTTGTTGTTTTGGCTG GTGGCATTGAGGGAACCATCGAAAGCTAAGTCTGTTGCTCGTGTTTCTGGTGACACCTCTCCTGCTGGAAATTTGGGTTCTGTTGGTGTCAGTTCAACTGAGAAGGAGAAAAAAGGGGTGTCATTATTTATTACCGATGAAATATACAGTACACTATTGGACGTTTCTTTCAAAAGAATGCTTAAGAAAAGTGCGAATTCATCTTCAAGTCTGTTGGAACTATGGAATGAAGAGCTCGAGGGGAAGAGTGACTTCAGCAACTATCGTACCAAATTG CTGGATCTCATAAGAGTTATTGCTTCTCAAAGGCCTGTTATTGCTGCAGCAAACATTGTACAGAGAATAAATGTTGTTTCTGGAGATGCTAATCAAACAACAAAATCCCCCCAG GATCTTGACGCTATGGTAGGTGCCCAGCTGGGGCTTGAAACAGTTGTTAGTGCCATATTTGATGGCTCGGGTGATTATGCAAAGACTGACCATGAGGCAAAATTCCAAATTCACAGGACTTTTGAAG GCTTACTTCAGCAGCTTCTTTCTTTGAAGTGGACAGAACCTAGCCTCAtagttattcatggtcattattTGGATTCTCTGGGTCTGTACTTGAGACATTATCCAGATGTAGTTGCTAGTGTTGTGAACAAGCTTTTTGAACTATTGACATCTCTCCCGATTACAATTCAG GGTCCATCAAATAATTCCCGGCAAGCTAGGTTACAGATTTGCTCATCATTCATTCGCATATCAAGAGCTGCTGATAAAGCACTTCTGCCTCATATGAAG AACATTGCCGATACCATGGCTTACCTTCAAGGAGAGGGCCGCTTACTACGGGCTGAGCATGATCACCTATGTGAAGCATTTCTTATTATGGCCTCCTCGTCTGG GATTCAACAGCAACAGGAAGTCCTGGCCTGGTTACTTGAACCTCTTAACAAAACATGGACCCAAGTGGAATGGCAAACTGCATACTTGTCTGACCCATCTGGTTTGACAGACATGTTCGCTGACACCCAATTTATGTGGTCAATTTATCACACGGTTACGTTCTTTGAGAAGGCACTCAAACGGAGCGGTACCAAAAGGTCTACAACAGCTCCGCAAGCAGCCATCACCACAACAACAGCAACTGGTTATCTGCATCCGATGTCTTCACATCTATCATGGATTCTGCCCCCTCTCTTAAGG TCGCTGACAGGAGAAATCAAAGCGGCCAAAAGCATGACTATCTCGGAGCAGGCCAGTCTCCTGGGAGAGACAAGTAAACCTACCAAGGGCCAGGTTGCACCTGCTGATGGATTACTGGATGTTCAAAGGGAGGGAGAGTCTAAGGAAAATAACATAAGAAACTGGTTACGTGGCGTCCGTGACAGTGG GTACAATCTTATAGGATTAGCAGCTACTCTTGGTGAGGCATTTTTCAGATGCATAGATGGTTCCTCTGTCATCCTTGCTCTTATGGAGAATGTGCAAGTTATGGAGTTTCGTCATTTGCGCCAACTCATGCACCTTGCTGTTGTTCCTTTGGTTAAATATTGCCCTGCTGAACTATGGCAGATATGGACAGCGAACCTTTTGCAGCCAATATTTGTTCATTGTCAGCAAGCTCTTGATTATTCATGGTCCAGTCTTCTACGCGAGGGACGAGCTAAGGTTCCTGATAGCTTCGGTAATCTTTCTGGGTCAGAACTTAAGGTTGAGGTGATGGAAGAGAAGCTGTTACGAGACTTGACTCGTGAAGTTTGTTCTGTGCTTTGGGTTTTAGCATTACCTGGTTTGAACAGTGGACTTCCATCTTTGGAACAACTTGGACCTGTCAACCGGATTGATTCTTCTCTTAAAAGTCTGGAGTCATTTGCTTCCAGCTCTCTTACTGG ATTTCTTATGCTTAATGTTGGCACTGCCCTTCCTGCTTTGAGAATAACTGTTGAAGTGTTCAGTTGGACAGATAGTGAAGCAGTGACTAAAGTAATACCCTTTTGTGGTGCATTGATTCACCTTGCTGTTGCAACAAACCGGGCTGAGCTGAGGCAGTTTGTTGGGAACGATCTATTTTCTTCTATAATACAGGGCTTATCTGTTGAGTTGAATGCCGTTGTTAGTGCAGAGCTTATTGGACTTTGTCGAGAAATATATCTTTATCTGTCAGACAAAGATCCTGCACCTAAACAG GTTCTTCTATCCCTCTCAGACATGAAGCAGGAAGATTTGCTAGCTTTTGATGATTGTTTGAGCAAAACTGCTAGTCCAAAAGAGCAGAAGCAACATATGCGGAGCTTACTTCTGCTAGCTACAGGGAACAAGTTAAAAGCTCTTGCTTCTCAAAAGACCACCAATATTATCACCAATGTTACAA CTCGAAATCGGGGCACTGTAGCACACCATGGACCCAGTGCTGAAGAAGAGGATCGCATCGGATTAGCTGGACTATCATAG